A genomic region of Eucalyptus grandis isolate ANBG69807.140 chromosome 5, ASM1654582v1, whole genome shotgun sequence contains the following coding sequences:
- the LOC104444420 gene encoding dol-P-Man:Man(7)GlcNAc(2)-PP-Dol alpha-1,6-mannosyltransferase isoform X1 has product MASRPSNVLGSFGYDLLLGSIAAFYVFTVPYTKVEESFNVQAMHDILYHRHHLDRYDHLEFPGVVPRTFLGAFLVSTLATPVVLIMSLLHLPKIYSLYAVRLVLGSIMLLTLRFCRIQVRHKFGRQVEAFFVILSAVQFHLLFYCTRPLPNVLALGLVNMAYAYWIRGSFYATLNCLVFATLVFRCDILLLLCPIGLELLLTRSISLLKACKWCIPMALLYVGVTTFVDSFMWKRILWPEFEVFWFNSVLNRSSEWGTYPFHWYLTSALPRALLGAYPLSLLGVLLDRRMLFYIIPVYSFVLLYSKLPHKELRFIIAAVPIFNLSAAVAASRIYNNRKKRLWNLLYFIMVGSIVVSLGCTVITFLASYENYPSGYALKYLHTSRQPKENIKEQWIHIDSFSAMSGISRFCEDDSPWRYSKEERIPLGDLQFRNFTYLISEHTAVDGFKCLFYVKGFSRVSLQIALPPIIMVTEPKVFVHGNLKNLDQIDESWPGCL; this is encoded by the exons ATGGCTTCCCGACCTTCCAACGTGCTGGGCAGCTTCG GGTACGACTTGCTGCTCGGATCGATCGCCGCGTTCTACGTGTTCACGGTGCCTTATACTAAGGTCGAAGAAAGCTTTAATGTTCAG GCGATGCATGATATTCTCTACCATCGGCATCACCTCGACAGG TATGATCACCTGGAGTTCCCTGGAGTTGTTCCCCGCACTTTCCTCG GTGCATTCTTGGTATCAACTTTGGCGACGCCAGTTGTATTGATAATGAGCTTGCTGCACTTGCCAAAGATTTATAGTCTTTATGCAG TTCGATTGGTGTTAGGTAGCATCATGCTGTTGACACTAAGGTTTTGCAGAATTCAG GTTAGACATAAATTTGGACGTCAAGTAGAAGCTTTCTTTGTAATCTTAAGCGCGGTTCAGTTTCACTTGCTGTTCTATTGCACCCGTCCTCTTCCTAATGTACTAGCACTTGGTCTAG TTAATATGGCATATGCTTATTGGATTAGAGGCAGCTTTTATGCAACGTTGAACTGTCTG GTGTTTGCAACCCTGGTCTTTCGATGTGATATCTTACTACTTTTGTGTCCTATAGGCCTTGAACTTCTTTTG ACCAGATCAATTTCATTACTTAAAGCTTGTAAATGGTGCATTCCAATGGCCCTTCTATATGTAG GTGTTACAACATTTGTGGATTCATTCATGTGGAAGAGGATCTTGTGGcctgaatttgaagttttttggtTTAACTCAGTTCTCAACCGAAGCTCTGAATGGGGT ACATACCCATTTCATTGGTACTTGACTTCAGCACTACCCCGCGCGCTACTTGGTGCATATCCTCTTTCTCTG CTCGGTGTCTTACTTGATAGAAGAATGCTATTTTATATCATCCCTGTGTACTCTTTTGTCCTCCTCTACTCTAAGCTTCCGCATAAG GAACTCCGCTTTATTATTGCTGCTGTTCCAATTTTCAACTTATCGGCCGCAGTTGCAGCCAGCAGGAT CTATAATAACAGGAAGAAACGTCTATGGAATTTGCTCTATTTCATCATGGTGGGCTCGATTGTTGTCAG TCTAGGGTGCACGGTTATCACTTTCTTGGCATCATATGAGAACTATCCCAGTGGCTACGCTTTAAAATACTTGCATACAAGTA GGCAGCccaaggaaaatataaaagagcaGTGGATCCATATAGACTCTTTTTCGGCCATGAGTGGAATATCTCGTTTCTGTGAAGATGACTCTCCATGGAG GTACTCTAAAGAAGAACGGATTCCCTTGGGAGACCTTCAGTTCAGAAATTTCACGTATCTTATCAG TGAGCATACTGCAGTTGATGGATTCAAATGTTTATTCTACGTTAAAGGCTTCTCAAGAGTCAGTCTTCAAATTGCTCTTCCTCCAATTATAATG GTCACGGAACCCAAAGTATTTGTccatggaaatttgaaaaactTGGATCAAATAGATGAAAGTTGGCCTGGATGCTTGTGA
- the LOC104444420 gene encoding dol-P-Man:Man(7)GlcNAc(2)-PP-Dol alpha-1,6-mannosyltransferase isoform X2: MASRPSNVLGSFGYDLLLGSIAAFYVFTVPYTKVEESFNVQAMHDILYHRHHLDRYDHLEFPGVVPRTFLGAFLVSTLATPVVLIMSLLHLPKIYSLYAVRLVLGSIMLLTLRFCRIQVRHKFGRQVEAFFVILSAVQFHLLFYCTRPLPNVLALGLVNMAYAYWIRGSFYATLNCLVFATLVFRCDILLLLCPIGLELLLTRSISLLKACKWCIPMALLYVGVTTFVDSFMWKRILWPEFEVFWFNSVLNRSSEWGTYPFHWYLTSALPRALLGAYPLSLLGVLLDRRMLFYIIPVYSFVLLYSKLPHKELRFIIAAVPIFNLSAAVAASRIYNNRKKRLWNLLYFIMVGSIVVSLGCTVITFLASYENYPSGYALKYLHTRQPKENIKEQWIHIDSFSAMSGISRFCEDDSPWRYSKEERIPLGDLQFRNFTYLISEHTAVDGFKCLFYVKGFSRVSLQIALPPIIMVTEPKVFVHGNLKNLDQIDESWPGCL; the protein is encoded by the exons ATGGCTTCCCGACCTTCCAACGTGCTGGGCAGCTTCG GGTACGACTTGCTGCTCGGATCGATCGCCGCGTTCTACGTGTTCACGGTGCCTTATACTAAGGTCGAAGAAAGCTTTAATGTTCAG GCGATGCATGATATTCTCTACCATCGGCATCACCTCGACAGG TATGATCACCTGGAGTTCCCTGGAGTTGTTCCCCGCACTTTCCTCG GTGCATTCTTGGTATCAACTTTGGCGACGCCAGTTGTATTGATAATGAGCTTGCTGCACTTGCCAAAGATTTATAGTCTTTATGCAG TTCGATTGGTGTTAGGTAGCATCATGCTGTTGACACTAAGGTTTTGCAGAATTCAG GTTAGACATAAATTTGGACGTCAAGTAGAAGCTTTCTTTGTAATCTTAAGCGCGGTTCAGTTTCACTTGCTGTTCTATTGCACCCGTCCTCTTCCTAATGTACTAGCACTTGGTCTAG TTAATATGGCATATGCTTATTGGATTAGAGGCAGCTTTTATGCAACGTTGAACTGTCTG GTGTTTGCAACCCTGGTCTTTCGATGTGATATCTTACTACTTTTGTGTCCTATAGGCCTTGAACTTCTTTTG ACCAGATCAATTTCATTACTTAAAGCTTGTAAATGGTGCATTCCAATGGCCCTTCTATATGTAG GTGTTACAACATTTGTGGATTCATTCATGTGGAAGAGGATCTTGTGGcctgaatttgaagttttttggtTTAACTCAGTTCTCAACCGAAGCTCTGAATGGGGT ACATACCCATTTCATTGGTACTTGACTTCAGCACTACCCCGCGCGCTACTTGGTGCATATCCTCTTTCTCTG CTCGGTGTCTTACTTGATAGAAGAATGCTATTTTATATCATCCCTGTGTACTCTTTTGTCCTCCTCTACTCTAAGCTTCCGCATAAG GAACTCCGCTTTATTATTGCTGCTGTTCCAATTTTCAACTTATCGGCCGCAGTTGCAGCCAGCAGGAT CTATAATAACAGGAAGAAACGTCTATGGAATTTGCTCTATTTCATCATGGTGGGCTCGATTGTTGTCAG TCTAGGGTGCACGGTTATCACTTTCTTGGCATCATATGAGAACTATCCCAGTGGCTACGCTTTAAAATACTTGCATACAA GGCAGCccaaggaaaatataaaagagcaGTGGATCCATATAGACTCTTTTTCGGCCATGAGTGGAATATCTCGTTTCTGTGAAGATGACTCTCCATGGAG GTACTCTAAAGAAGAACGGATTCCCTTGGGAGACCTTCAGTTCAGAAATTTCACGTATCTTATCAG TGAGCATACTGCAGTTGATGGATTCAAATGTTTATTCTACGTTAAAGGCTTCTCAAGAGTCAGTCTTCAAATTGCTCTTCCTCCAATTATAATG GTCACGGAACCCAAAGTATTTGTccatggaaatttgaaaaactTGGATCAAATAGATGAAAGTTGGCCTGGATGCTTGTGA
- the LOC104444421 gene encoding E3 ubiquitin-protein ligase RNF25, protein MAGHDDDEVAMEVEAVEAVYGGDCVVVDRHPPRLHVRIAPRTADVSSQQFVEAVIGISAGPQYPDVPPDVELIESKGLDDRRQKYLLDCILDKARQLSSCSMLVALCEEAVELLSKMNHPEGDCPMCLYPLVPEDTEHRDLAFMKLMSCFHCFHCECIIRWWNWLQNENQTEIGEMGNEKGLESRGNCPVCRKVFQAKDLEHVLKLISSFSSKSIFEGDVPEENGELLQSDSENSRKQRFETITKVQQENNGLIEPKKDLVVLPGMYITPTITSSTSGAMNDNIEQQQPRDEAVSLETDSSNALKQRRDKAVASVRNSVGSSNTRGAIDHRNSGTSKSSARNARKPGKHWVRKDTTPRG, encoded by the exons ATGGCCGGACACGACGACGACGAGGTGGCGATGGAAGTGGAGGCGGTGGAGGCCGTCTACGGCGGCGATTGCGTCGTCGTCGACCGGCATCCCCCCCGGCTCCACGTCCGCATCGCGCCCCGCACCGCCGACGTCTCTTCTCAGcag TTCGTGGAAGCGGTCATCGGCATAAGCGCAGGCCCGCAG TATCCGGATGTCCCGCCTGATGTTGAGCTTATAGAATCGAAGGGCCTTGATGATAGAAGGCAAAAATATCTTTTGGATTGCATATTGGACAAAGCTCGTCAACTTTCCTCGTGTTCGATGCTCGTAGCACTTTGTGAG GAAGCAGTGGAACTCCTCTCTAAGATGAACCACCCAGAGGGTGACTGTCCCATGTGTTTGTATCCTCTGGTTCCTGAAGATACAGAACACAGAGATTTGGCATTTATGAAGCTGATGTCTTGTTTCCATTGCTTTCACTG TGAGTGCATTATAAGGTGGTGGAACTGGCTTCAAAATGAGAACCAAACAGAAATTGGTGAGATGGGAAATGAAAAAG GGTTAGAAAGCCGGGGAAACTGTCCAGTTTGCAGGAAAGTTTTTCAGGCCAAGGATTTGGAACATGTACTTAAGTTAATCAGCTCATTTTCATCCAAATCG ATTTTTGAGGGAGATGTCCCTGAAGAGAATGGGGAGCTTCTCCAGTCAGATTCTGAAAATAGTAGAAAGCAGAGATTTGAGACCATTACGAAAGTACAGCAAGAAAATAATGGCTTAATTGAACCCAAGAAGGACTTGGTCGTGTTGCCAGGCATGTACATAACCCCAACAATTACCTCGTCGACATCTGGTGCGATGAATGACAATATCGAGCAACAACAACCAAGGGACGAAGCTGTCTCTTTGGAAACCGATTCTAGCAATGCCTTAAAGCAGCGAAGAGACAAGGCAGTTGCTTCTGTCCGCAATTCCGTTGGATCCTCAAACACACGAGGCGCCATTGATCATAGGAACTCGGGTACAAGTAAAAGCAGTGCGAGGAATGCTAGAAAGCCAGGCAAACACTGGGTTAGGAAAGACACTACACCTAGGGGTTAA